One genomic window of Mercenaria mercenaria strain notata chromosome 2, MADL_Memer_1, whole genome shotgun sequence includes the following:
- the LOC128545954 gene encoding uncharacterized protein LOC128545954 — protein MPGRGKGVKRKTRAADSENSRLLQPDPDIWIIGDSLPYWAGVRAQQLSTPDLKAPAGIRIGWWGIRGMSWEDFRHSIEVNVLLGKPPKMILIHLGGNDITKMPVSELRGIIQCEVTYLREAMPDSKLIWVNILQRLSWRTDKYGIQEIESIRKRINRWGRQQVSLHPQHDIVSIDIDYKTPGFFRDDGVHLSDVGLAFYLDAVNDAIIKNL, from the exons ATGCCGGGCAGAGGCAAAGGCGTGAAGAGGAAAACACGAGCAGCAGATTCTGAAAATTCTAGATTGCTACAGCCAGATCCAG ATATCTGGATTATTGGTGACTCGCTGCCTTATTGGGCTGGCGTGAGAGCCCAGCAGTTAAGTACCCCAGACCTGAAGGCACCTGCGGGTATCAGGATTGGCTGGTGGGGCATACGGGGGATGTCCTGGGAAGACTTTCGCCATTCGATAGAAGTAAATGTCTTGCTAGGTAAACCTCCTAAAATGATTCTTATACATTTAGGTGGTAATGACATAACCAAAATGCCTGTATCAGAATTAAGAGGGATAATTCAATGTGAGGTCACATATCTAAGGGAGGCTATGCCTGATTCCAAACTAATTTGGGTAAATATTTTACAACGCCTGTCATGGAGAACCGACAAATACGGAATTCAGGAAATTGAGTCAATCAGAAAGCGAATTAATCGCTGGGGTAGGCAGCAGGTCAGTCTTCATCCGCAGCATGACATTGTGTCCATTGATATTGACTATAAAACACCAGGCTTCTTCAGAGACGATGGGGTTCATttgtcagacgtaggactcgccTTTTACTTGGATGCTGTTAATGATGCCATTATAAAGAACCTATAA